From Carcharodon carcharias isolate sCarCar2 chromosome 21, sCarCar2.pri, whole genome shotgun sequence:
ATATATACTTCAAAAGGAAAATTGGCAGTGCTATGGGGAATGAGCAAAGGAGCAGGACTATTTAGATAACTCTTTAAATAgcgctggcacaggcatgatggttGAGAGGTTTTATTGTTTTTAAGCAATGTTTCTCCATTAATTGCATAACATTAAGATGAGGAACTTCATACAATTGTAATGAATTAATCCAATAAAAAACCCTGTCAAAATGACCAGAATTTATGAAAGAGATCAGATTAACTAGATGAAGTCGagatatataaaggagaataaaTGTTAtccaggaaatctgaaattaaaaacagaaaatgctgttgaCTAATCCagcatgtgaaaaggaaaagatgggTCAATCTCTCAGGCAGAACCCTACATTAAATCATTCTTCCATCTTTATATTCCTTTTTTCAATTGCTTAGAATAAACATTTCCATTTTTGCTACTCCAAATGAATGCAAACGCCAACAAAAGTAAAATTGTTTGGCTTTAATTTTATTTCCTTGATTTGTGATTTTTGTTTTGGCTGGTAAATTATTGCAGCCATCTTTCTTTCTCTGGCAGTTTTGATGGTTGTCTAGTAATAGGGCAACAGTGATGAAATTTAAAATCATAATTGTAGGAATCAATCTGAGGGCAAAAGTTTTTTGTTTATACAAATATATTGATTAAGAGGTTAGGTTTACATAAGAAATGATTTGGAAACACTTCAGGACTTTGGACTCTTACGTAATTAAAAAAGCTCCTTGACTAAGTGAGAAGAAGTATTatagttttatttaaaaaaaagtggctTGAAGATTTTGTCATCAGACATTTTATTAAATGAAAGTTGCATAAGGCTGCTACAGTCTGATGGGGAGAACAGAATATAGTCGTAAAAATAGTAAATGGCACAGCTCACAAAAGAATGAGCCCGAATAAGTGACAGTACAGATTTCTCAATAATTATAAATCAAGGAGACCTCATGGAACATAGCACACTGGCAGATCTGGTACAACATCAGTCACAGTGGACTTTTCCCTTGGTCTCAAAGAAGACCAATAAAGTTTTAATGGACAGAGAAATGAAGATATCTGGACATGTTCAGCTAATTGTAAGTAGGTCAGTCTGTGCACTTCCACTGTTGTGAGATTAATAATCATCAAAGGGGTATTACTTAAAAAAACTGCTCGTCAGCCATTAACTCTTCAAGAACTAATAACATTTATTTAGCGAAGTACACAGCATTTCAGTTGATCAGCAGGCAGATtagtttcttttgtttttttaaacagGCCTCATTGAGAAAATTGGTATAATTAAGTTACtttatgaaggggtttgacagggtagatgttgaagaGATGTTTCCATTTACGGTGGTCCAAAAGTAGGGTCCACATATATAAGCATAGTCACTAAGAAATCCAGTACAGAATTCAAGAGAACTCTCTTTTAAGAGTGTAGTTAGAATGTAAAACCTGCTACTTGAAGcgaatagtatagatgtatttaaggggaaaccaGATATGCACATGAGggcaaaaggaatagaaggtatGCTGTTAATGATAAAGTGAGATGAAAGGAGGCCTGGGTGGGgcacaaacaccaacatgggACATGCGTTGAATGGTTCCTACCTGCGCATTGAATGGTTCCTACCTGCGCTGTGATAACAATGTCCACTTTGTAATACAGTTACATTTTGTCATTAAGATGTTTGTATCTGATTACAACACATATTATTTGGTTGTAAATGTGCTTAGTTTCAAGGAGGTGAATTTAACCTACCCGGAAGAAAATGGGAGGTAGAGCATTTAAAATGTCGCCTCATCCCACCAAGGCTGGAGCTACCGGGAGCTGatgtttttaaaatgaacattTAGAATCACATATGCTATCAGGACCTGACAACAATTTTCACTAATAGGCCTGTGAGAAAGACAGCAGGTTCTCGTCGGCCTGCTCAGTGAGGGATTGGATGGAGCCAGTCGAGGCCCAAAGGGTTagttaaatgttttatttgtttCCTCGTGAAGTTAGGAGGAGCTGGAGATCATGGAAACCCCCAAAGAGCAGACTTACTAACTCATGATAGGCAATGGCTGCTTCCTGCTGGCAGCATTTAAATATCTTCGGGGAAGTAAAATATCCTGGGCCTCATTTTTCCTGCACAGGGTAACTTTCCAACTGGCATCACCCATTCACCCACTGAAAATTGGCCCCCCAGTTAAAATTCGAACCTGCTTTTGTAACACTGGCTGGGGCTTTCCGGCCCCCGTCATGGGTGGGACCCATCACGGTTaaggtgcccccccccccagccggaagcccattgacttgtggcaggaccggaaaatcccggcggacggcgggtgtggaaaatctgGCCCACTAGCTCTGCTGCCAGTCCTCTGGAAACTAGATGGTTGAATGGGAATAACATAGATTTTACTTCGGAGAGTTCTAGTATAGAACTAATCTCTTCCTCTGGAGAGTGTCAAGACTTTTTGGGTGAAAATTATTTAATGCTTAGGATATTTCATGTACCATCGACTCTATCTTCAAAAAGTAACAAAAACTTGAGCATGAggtaaataaaaaacaaaaaactatacTTCATAAATTACTTTCTAAATTGTCATTCGTATCAGTTCACTTATCACAGTACTTTATAAAGGGATGGAATTTTTAGAAAATCAGTTACAAACTCGTGGTTGAGAAACTTTTGGAACTGCATAAAACATTTGCCATTTGCGAAGCCCTTTGCAAAATAATGTTGATTCCCAGGTGCTTTGGATTTTGACAAACGTGTGGTGGTGTAGTCTCTGCTGTGCCTTTACTTGAGGCCTTGTGGAGCAGAATTTCATTGAGGTCAGCAACAGTATTCCCTGCTGCGTATGTTAGTTACAGGGCATAAATGGTGTTCTCTCACTCCCAGTAAGAAACTAAGGGAGAAAttgatgttggtgatgggggtcCTGCCTACCAGCTGGAGAGGTGGCAAAAGTCCCATATTGCCTCTTTGCGAAGACCTACCACATTAAGTTCCAATCAGGCACTTATCTGAGCAGTGTTGGGCCTTCCCCAGGACCCCAAGGACCCTGTGGACAGAAGTCCCGTCCAACGCCGgctaatcagaggctggcaggtcgtcattgctcagcagtgccaccaggcaGGTACTGGCTGCTGTCGATAAAATGCACCCACCTAAGGCACAGGATGACCAAGGGACCCAGGCTGCAGGAATGGTGGGAGGGGGATCACAGGCTGGGGCTTAGCGAGTAGAGGGTTGGGCAGCAATGGTAGGGGGATGTCTCTCAGGGGACCCTGCTATCCCAATGCCAGATCCTTCGATCACTGAGTGCCATTGAATGCGGGACCAGCCACCACTCTCTACCCCAGGAGCCAGCAAGTAAAGACGACAGGGTTCGTTTTTTGGGCTTCCCGCATGGCAAGTACCCTACTTGCCACTGGGTGAATACCAGCGGTGGTAGGATAGGGGACCCTTAGGTGGCCATTGATGCCCACTTAAGATCTTCAATTGGTGGCAGGGCAGGGGCCATCCATGAGCCTTCCTGCCATGGACTGGATTGGGACATAGTTGGGAAGGCAGTGAGGTCCCCAACTGCCATCTTCCAGCCTGATTAGATGCTCCCTGCCACCCAATATGCCAATGGGGAAAGACATTAAATTCTGCCTAAAAGTGCAACTAAACTACATCTAACAGAGGATAAAATAGAATCAAATGTGAGGAAACTATTGCACTTATTTTTGTCTGTTTTTGTATTTCCAGTAGCATAATTCTGTTTCAAATCTACAATTTTGAAAACCAGATATTAATTACAAACTAAGACAATGGATATCAAAGGCCATTTTAGATATCATACACATTATACAATAAAATTTCTAAGCTTATGGTAACAAAGATAAATATCCCCCACAGTAAGTTGATACTACAAAATACTGCATTTACAGACTTGTATATATCTTTTAAGTACATCAGTACAAACTAATCATTTCACATTCAGAGTACTTTGTTTTCGACTATCCATTTTGATACTTGGAAAAAgttaaataatttaattttaaagaTTATAAATAATACATAATGGAATAAATGATTATAGAATCTCTTTTAttattatttaatttatttttgtaattCCACCCCATTTCCCTGGCCTCTTAAATTAGATAGAACTGTCTGTTCCTGGCAGCATTAATGCTACTCCTTGGCTATAACCACTGAGAAGGATGCTTGATATGAGAAAGGAACCACTGGAGGATTCCTGCTAGACTCCCTAGACAGCCTTGTAGCTGAAGCTGAGCTGATGAAGCTTATCCGGTTGGGAATGCTGAACATGAGCATCTTCTGAGACTGGAGCTTAAGCTGGCATTGGCCAGCTACGAGTCCAATAATTTCATCACGTATTAACTGGGTCATTACATTGGAATCCTCCTGttgcagggtttcaatgtgtAGACTTCAATATTCTTGTTAATGACCTGCTGCTCTTAATGCTGGTAATTCTTCAATTTTACTGATGCTACAATGGTATGAAAAGGACTGACTCTTAGAACTGAGGTCACTGAAATTTGCCAATTTTATTGTCATGGGATAAAATAATGTGTTGTTCATTACAGCATATATTAGAAGTGTGAACAAGGTGTGGGCGGTGCTTTAGATTTTTGTATAAAAGTTTAATTTATACTCTATACTATAAACTTAGGCTCCTAGTCAATATGAGTATAGCACTGAGGAGATAAATGATCCTGTACATGTTTATCGTCAACAAGCTGGCTAGAATAATGGTCTGTCACCGGAATTTTTTGAAATGTAATTCGTGGCAAAGGTTTATGAAAAATTGAAAGTAGCAACAGTGTACTGAATTTGTGTGGCAAAGATTAATCATTTTACATAGCTTCATTGGTTATTAGAGCAAAATTAGCATTGCATATTATCTGCCGGTGTGTCTGAAGCGGatgcaggtccattaatgaggctTCATTGTACTCACGGCTTCTAAGGATTTAGTAAAGCATCACTAGGTTTATTCCATCACAATAAGCTCTTTAAAAGGGCTATGTCAACTTGAGAGAAAGAATTGTGAAAATGCAACCTAGACATTGCTGTAAAATAACTTCATCACAGCATCTCACCTGTGTGTCAAGTTGATTTTTTGTGGGGAGGGGCATTTTTAATCTCTGGCAAGTAAAGCTGCCAGGACAATATGCGGAATTCAGCATATATAGATAGAGTGATATGTGTTTTTACCCCCATGAAGGATCTTCCACATTCCAAAAATTGAGTAGATTTTCAAAGATCCCCTTCAAGGTGACATAGCCCTGTTAACATTCAAGACAGCAGAATTGTTCTTCAGTCTGGTTTTCACATTTCCATGAACAAGGAGATTTACCATGAATGCCAATGTTATGAGGTGACAGGTCCTCTCAATGTGTCTAATTGGCAGCAGTCTAGCTCCTGACAAAGCCACATCCATGATATTTGGATTATGCCATGATCAGTTTATCTGAGAACACAGAACTGATGGAGTCAACATCAGCTTTTCCTCTTTTGGCTTTCAGGATCTTTTCAGCCATGCTGTGATTGGTAGGAAGCAGTTTCATTTTCCCATTCTGTCCCTTTAGTGGCTCTTTAACTGGCTCCAGGAAGACCACCCGCTTGCAAGTGCTGGCTTTCCTTTCTCCACCGACTTcatgtgagggagtggtgctcaGGATTGAAGAGTGAGCGCTGTTCCCATTTGGCTTTCTGTGTTTCTGCTTGGCTTTGCACCAGCAACGGCAAGGTGTCAAATATAGATAAATCAAGACCAAAATAATGCTAGCTAGGCAGGCAGAGAGGGTTGTGAAAGCTGTGTTAAAGGTTTGTGAATGCTGCCCGTTTTGTGTAAAATTGTGCACCTTCAGTGTCACCTCTACCGTCTCGTTTAGCATTCGTCTGCTGTTAATTGCTATACAGGAGTAGGTCCCTTCATCTTCAGGTTGAACCTGTTGAATCTCAAGGCTTCCATTCAATAATACCTGCAGACCCTGATCTTGAATGCCTGGCTGCAACGTATCATTCCTGGGTGTGACCCATAAGACATTTGTGTTTGAATCCAGTATCTTGCTGTCACAGTTTATCACTAGTCTTTCCCCTAAGTGGGCCTCATAAATCAGCCCCAAGGCATGAAAGGATCCATTCATAGTACTATTGGAGCAATTCAGAAGGTCATCGTGGATCAGTAAAACACTAACACTTCTCTTGGAGTCAAGCTGAAAATAACACCTATAATCATCTTTAAAATCTACCGCAGACCTAAGCCGCCAGTTATACCAGTAGGTGACCATTGTGTAAAAAGAACAATCACAGGTAAATGGGTTTGCATGCAGGTACAAACCACTCTGCAGCCTAACTGACAGTGCAGTTAACTGCAGGACTGGTACAGAAGTCAATTTGTTGAAGGACAGATCCAACAGTTCGAGCAGTGGAAGTTTAGACTTTCCTTTATACAACTGCAAGGGAAAGTGTGAGATCAAGTTCTGACTGAGATATAATTTACGGAGTTTGTACAAACCTTCAAAAGCTCCGGCGCTAACCTGTGCCACCTGATTATTGTAAAGAAGTAGGGTCTCCAGGGAATTCAAACCTTGAAATGATGAGTCGTCCAATATTTTCAGCTTGTTGGAGGATAGGTCTAGATACCTCAGTtgtggggtgggagtgaaggCCCCTCTGGAGAGGAAATCAATGCTGTTGTGATTGAGAATGAGGATTTTCAGCCTGTCTAAGATGGCAGGAGCCCAGTTAGAACCAAGTATGCTGATACTGTTATAGCTAACATCCAAGCTGGTCACAACTTTATGGAGCGTCCTTGGCACAGCGGTCAGGTTTTTATTACTGCATGTAATGATATCACTAGCACAAATGCAGACTGGAGGACAGATTACAGAAGCATTGCCTGTCAGACAGGcacaaagcagcagcagcacaaatcTTTGGGATTTTAAGGTGAGACCTCTGAGAGCAGAGGAGAAGGCTGGGTGGTGCGAGCACATCATGGCCACCTCTCAACCGTCTTCCAGTGATCCTTGCCGTAGGATGTACATGGAGCCGATCCCAtaggactgagtgtgtgactgggaaAAAGAAACACCACCAAGTTCATCCCAGGTACAAAAAAACTGCAACAACCAAGCAGAATAATATTAGTTGAGCATCTATTTTAAATATTTAGCAAATAATCTACTCTTGTGCAAACCACTTTATGCAATGTAATTTAATAATTATTCTAGTTTTTATACCTGAGATTCATCTTCCAGGTAAGCCCTATCATCACAGGTGGATGACCTCTACTTTAAGATTGCATGTAAATCCTTCTAAATATTTATCTTTGGCTCCAAAAATTACTTTTAAGACTTTAGCCGAATTTTAACTCATAAGGGATAAAGGTAAAACATGAATGATTCAGCAGAAGGATTGTTAAAATTTTTGCATACATACTTACAATGGTAACAATAAAATAAGTAAAGTTAGGGAATGGTATGCAAGCATATTGAACatggaatataaaaaaaactaCCTTAAATCTGAAGAAGAGGAAGAAGTAGCTGAAAGATCCTGATGATAGTTGATCGCAGATCATAGACATTTAATGTTTGAAACAATGAACATGTCTCCTGCTGCTGTTAGAAGCTGACCATTGGTCtatttttatcctattttctGAACTTTCAAAGTACAGAAGCAGGGTAGACTGTGTTTGGATTCTGTCTCCCTCGTATTCCATTTTACAACAGACTGCTGCATGTAACACTAGGGAGACGAGCGAAGAGCCAGCAAGTGACGACTGCCTATCATCAGTTAACCGAGATTGGCTGAACACATCAGGGTGGGAacctgtcaaagattacagatgcagatagagagagggggcggagttGTAGTTATCACATTATGTTGATTGGCAGAAAGTACTGGAGCTCTACTCCTTCATGTTTACCGTTTCATGCTGAATTTCCGCAGGCTTTGATTTCGATGCTGCTTCCCTTTTGACCACGCTGCAAGCTATTTCATGCAGAAGCAATGGAGCTGATATAAGTAGGCTTTAGACTAGCTTCTTTAAGCACAGAGAATGttcaagcaaccagcagcaagtgattTAGAGTGATCGCAGGAGGTTCCTGTCTGTCAGGAATCTGGGTAAGGGATTAATTAACATGCTACGTGCCATCCTTTGGTCACAGCAACCAGCTCTTGTTGCTAAGATTCTGAATTGTCATTTGCAGGAAGTATTGGATTTCACTAAATGAAAAAAAACATCCAGAAAAAGATGGTCTTTTCTGTTCACATTATTACAAATGAATGGCTTAATTAGCAAATGCCAGATATTTAAAATGCTGTCGGGTTGTTCTTTTTAAAGAAATCGGGTTACTTGCTGGTGCCAATCTGTCCCTAAAATGCCAAACTGTAAAAAGGTTGCTATCCTTGCAGCTCACGCTATCGTTCCACTCTTAATGTTGCAGCTGGCACTGTAGCTTTTACAGTATATGTACCGATATAAAATAGGAGGAAATCAAAACGGGATAGGGCAAGTCATTTATTTCAACTGTCTCCGCAAGTTTCTCAAATATTCAGGGCTCTTTCCGATAGTTTCCATGCCCAGTTATCAGAtctaattttctatttttacgtCAGCAAATAAAACAAAACTTTATTGGATGATTAACAGTCATATCCTGTAAAGCACAGTGTTGAGAaagttttatccttttataaaCTTGTGTCCATTTTGTAAATGATTTTGTAAATGAAAACAATTCCTATGGATTTTGGGAACAGACTAACAGGGTAATGTGAAGGAAAGAATATATAATATTCAGATTCAGAATATCTATATGCTAAAATAAATAATATGAAGATTCAGTGGCATTCAGATGCTAGGTATTCAATaaggacataaaaacaaaaaaaactgcggatgctggaaatccaaaacaaaaacagaattacctggaaaaactcagcaggtctggcagcatcggcggagaagaaaagagttgacgtttcgagtcctcgtgacccttcgacagaactaggctgagcgtcaactcgcagacacttcctcctacctctccctggaccatgaccccaccactgaacatcaagccattgtttccaggactgtcactgacctcatctcctctggggatctccctcccattTATTCAATAAGGACAGTTTGTTTTAACTCAGACACAGTTCCGAGGTTATGATTAGACTTTTCCTTAGCTTCCaatatttttccaggtatttctttgGTGATTTTCTTCTTGTGCGAAGGTGTAATGTGAAAGCATTGAAAGATATTTTTAATCCAAGGTACCTATAAAGAGATAAAACACCTAGCCATTAAAGGAAAATATGTGCAGTGCATAGGGAAAAATcctggatctaacatttgcaacTTTGCTTTTCACTTTTTGTGATTTTTTAAATGACCAATTTCCACACATACTTGTGTTGCTTTTAAGGTTTCTGTTAATGTGTTCCTCTCTCGGCTGGTTTTCTTACCTTCCTTTCTCTTGCATACAGCACAGCTCTTATGTAATTTCTGTCAGTCTCTGTATTTTTCCCTCTGTCTTTTCTTCCCTATTTTCTGTTTCTGcccttatatatatattttttctctttttatgttCGCAATTGCTTCCTCTCTTTTTTAGTCTCTCCACTTCCTTGCCTGAGATTGAGGCCTCCCTTAGGAAGCCAGCCCTCATCACTGGCACAGCTTCCATtctggtaaaaacaaaaataaaaacaaaaaaaccaaaaaaactgcagatgctggaaattcaaaacaaaaacagaattacctggaaaaactcagcaggtctggcagcaatggcggagaagaaaagagttgacgtttcgagtcctcatgaccctatcCATTCTGGTAGTTGTGACCAACAACCTCTGAAACCCTTGAGATGAGATGTTCAGGCACTCCTTGATTGTCATTTTACCAGTTTGCAGGGCAAATGGGAACCCAAACCCATTTGGGATATGCTGGACTCTTGCCAGAACTAGGTTTTCAGATTTTCTTTCATGTTTGCAGTATCTGCGGTATTTTGCCGTTTGTTCACTgttgtttaattcactgccatttCACTTCCAGAAATGTCCGCCTTGAAGGAGTGTTACTCTTCTCTTTGATGTGATTTCCATTTGTCCCTTTTACCTGGTTCATCATCATTGCTGTCTCTTTCCCTGCTTAGCTATAATCACGTTAAGGCCTGTTTTCATAGCGCCTGCTCCAAGCTCTGACTCATTGCAGTTGGGATCAGCTTAAATTTCACCCTTCCCATTTCAGAACCACCCTCGATCACCGCTATCTCCCTGATATTCAACAAAGAGTTCTCGCTGATTCCTGAAATCAACTCTCTTCACCATCCAATACTACCAACATGTTCTCAGACTTTCTCTTCAGAAGCATCCACTCATTTGACTTCAGAGCTGAACTATTCCCAGTTCTGACAAAGGATCCATACTTGAAATGTTATGTTTGTTCTCTCTATGGAAGTTGAGGGTTTCTGGCATATTCTGTCTttgatttacagcatctgcaataCTGTATTTTTTGTTCAAAGTATTTATAAATATTTCCTATGTTAGGCAGATAAGAATGTACTTGTCCATTTTATTCTGGACTGAATTGTCATAAAGACAGAAAGCTTCTCTGTCATTACAAATATGACTACAGAGGCCCGGGTCTGGGCAtcccaccccaaaacacagcacctGCCATTTTCATGATGGGGGCGGGGGGAAATGGGGGTAGGTTCCAAATTGCACTTccgtggttcaaggaggcagctgcccatataaaacaGCAGCTACCTCCAGTCATGTCGGATTTTCATCAGCTGGGAGTGAGAAACATAATGTGTGCAGATGAGATGTGGTAGGAGCAGGTCTAAACTTTGTGGAGTTGCTTGGATAGatcaggtacccttttggagaagtAAGGCACACTTTTGGGTATGGTCGAGGACCatctttgggggaggtcaggtgccctttgggaaagGTAAGGTGTCTTTTGGGACTggtaaaattagacatgaatgtgcgtaaatagtgcataaactcattgaaactgtcaagctcattggagctGGCAAAAGGAACTATCAAAAGGAACTTTCAAGCTGTCAAACACCTGCCCTTTAACTTTTTAGATAAAGTATctgcagtgtttaaaaaaaaatcagtgtttgCTATTGCactctgtttgttgacataaaatTGAGGGTTATCATTATTAAATTTGTGCTGCATGACAGATTTCACAAACTTCCATGATCACAAGCGGTTGCCTCTCAGTTCAAAATGtggttgacagctccaagtggttataaactctttgatgtggggccatgaattccaatgtttgtttttataatggaTTAAAGCAAGTTAAATGTACTGAGTGGGTTTTTATCAACGACAGTGTTTTATTTGAAATAGTGAATTCTTTAGTCGACATTTAAGAACTATTTTATCTCATCTCAACATGGGTCCAGAGGTCTGCGCATGGCAgatgctgggtgagttggcatgataGGTTTAAGGAAAAAAAGTTGCGGGTGAGGGGCATGGGTTTGCATGAGCTGGCACTAAGCTGGCATAGAGACTGTCAAAAGCCAAGGGGGATGAGGGAATAGGCTGGAGTGGAGGATCTGAGGGGTCAtgggtggcatgagttggcatggctggggcatggggagtgtgtggagggggggtgaggtggtaTAAGGGGTGAAGGCTGGAGGGCTCTTTCATGTTTCATCGCTATTTTTAAAAACTTCGACGCAGTACTGGTGTCCCAAGGTAGGCCTTCCCCAAGTTTGCCTCTGCACCTGGCGGCCTCTGGACTTGTTCCAGGGTCGCTCACCTCTACTCCCATTTTTAACCACCCCTGCCGCCACACcagcccccaactcccaccccggACCAAAGATCTGACTTCCGGAACACTTACTATCAGGCCGGATTTGTGGAGCCAAGAATTGAACTGAATCTGCGCTCCCACCAGAGGAGGGTGAATTCAGGCCtcaataaaaaataatttcctaAGCAAATGTTTTATTTAAGTATGCAGTTGTTTGCAGGAATTTatcaaaaatatatataatttttctatttatttatgggatgtgggtgtcgctggctaggccagcattttttgcccattcctaattgcccttgggaaggtggtggtgagctgccttcttgaaccgctgcagcccctgttGTGTGGTTACACCCAGAGTGCTaatagggagggatttccaggattttgacccagcgacagtgaaggaacggtgatatatttctaggtcaggatgatgagtggcttggaggggaactttcaggtggtggtgttcccatgtgtctgctgcccttgtccttctaagtggcagCTGGtttggaagtgcatcttgtagatgatacatgctgctgctacagtgcgtcagtggtggagggagtgaatgtttgtggatatggtgccaatccagcaggctgctttgtcctgaatggcgtcaagcttcttgagtgatgttcgagctgcactcatccaggtaagctgagagtattccatcacattcttgacttgtgacttgtagatagtggacaggcattggggagtcaggaggtgagctactcactgcaggttgcctagcctctgatctgctcttgaagccatagtatttatgtagctggtccagttcaatttctagtcaatggtaagcccccaggatgttgatagtgggggattcagtgatggtaatgccattgaatgtcaaggggcgatggttagattctctcttgttggagatggtcattgcctggtacttgtatggtgtgaatgtcacttgccacttgtcagcccatggatattgtccaggtcttgctgcatttagacatggactgtttcaatatctgaggacTAGCGAATGATGCCAACAAAATGGAACAGTTGTTACATAGACAACATAGTAATTATATCAAAGTATAGTTTGTTGTTTATTAGTATGAATCCCATCAGAAATTCCAAGAAAAGTTACAGGCCTGCATGAATATTGCTGTTCAACTACACTACAGGTTTTTACAAAGTGTTTCACTGTTCCTTATGGTCAGTCTTGAAGAGCTAGTTTGATAATCCTCTGTAAGTTGCTACAGAGATAATCACAACTAGGCCTCACAGCAAATTAAATGAAGATATGAGGTTTAGAAAtatatggggtggaattttccgtgcccaccggTGGCCAGTGTGATAGTTGGCATGAGGAGGCAATGTGGCAAGATCAGTttcatgataaaaacaaaaacagaattacctggagaaactcagcaggtctggcagcatcggcggagaagaaaagagttgacgtttcgagtcctcatgacccttcgtcgaagggtcatgaggactcgaaacgtcaactcttttcttctccgccgatgctgccagacctgctgagtttttccaggtaattctgtttttgtttttgttttggatttccagcatccgcagtttttttgtttttatctcagtttcATGATGGCGGGAAGGCAGGT
This genomic window contains:
- the LOC121293364 gene encoding amphoterin-induced protein 2-like, whose product is MMCSHHPAFSSALRGLTLKSQRFVLLLLCACLTGNASVICPPVCICASDIITCSNKNLTAVPRTLHKVVTSLDVSYNSISILGSNWAPAILDRLKILILNHNSIDFLSRGAFTPTPQLRYLDLSSNKLKILDDSSFQGLNSLETLLLYNNQVAQVSAGAFEGLYKLRKLYLSQNLISHFPLQLYKGKSKLPLLELLDLSFNKLTSVPVLQLTALSVRLQSGLYLHANPFTCDCSFYTMVTYWYNWRLRSAVDFKDDYRCYFQLDSKRSVSVLLIHDDLLNCSNSTMNGSFHALGLIYEAHLGERLVINCDSKILDSNTNVLWVTPRNDTLQPGIQDQGLQVLLNGSLEIQQVQPEDEGTYSCIAINSRRMLNETVEVTLKVHNFTQNGQHSQTFNTAFTTLSACLASIILVLIYLYLTPCRCWCKAKQKHRKPNGNSAHSSILSTTPSHEVGGERKASTCKRVVFLEPVKEPLKGQNGKMKLLPTNHSMAEKILKAKRGKADVDSISSVFSDKLIMA